A window of Neorhizobium galegae bv. orientalis str. HAMBI 540 genomic DNA:
CGCGGTCGCGGCCGATGAGCGCCGTCGCATCACTGGCAAAGGCAGCGCTAGCCGCGGCTGCCATCAGAGCGGTCGATTGCCGAGCGGCGTTTTCCATCCGCGTGTATTCGGAGACGATGCCGAGAATACGCGAGGCGGCGACGACGGTGAGGAATGCGATGATGAGAAGAGGGATCGAACGCTTGAGAACGAGCTCCACCCGCGGCAGCTGCCGTGCGATGGGTTTGACGGAGAGCCGCGCCTCGTCAGGAATGGCCCGCCGCAAATTTCCAAGGCTCGGAAATTTAAGACGCAGCCGCCCCTCGGCCGCGGTTGCCCGCTGCACGTCCGACATGGTTTTCATGGTGTCCCTCATGGTGATTCGCCGCGCCGCTCGCCCGAATCTGCCTTAATGAATCATTAGTGATTCTTCGTGTCCAGAGGCTTGCTAAGATTTTTTTAACGTTTTGATTCAATTGCGAATCGGAAGAGTCCCGCGGGACGGAAAACCGGCTGTCTCAGGAGACGGCCGGGCTTTCGGAAAGGCTGGTGCGGGTGGCCGCGATCGAAATCACCGCCAGCGTGATGATTGCACTGCCATAGATATACGCGGTATTGGAGAGGCCGAGCGTGGGCGCGATCAGTCCCGCGGCGATCGCGGGGATCGAGAAAGCGAGGTAGCTCTCGACCAGGAAGGCCGCGAACAGGCCGGCTCGTTCGTGGCTTTCGGCAAGCGGCAGGACGATCTTCAGAATGTTTGAGAAGATCGATCCGAAGCCGAGGCCGGCGGCCGCGGTGCCGAGGAAGAGAAGCTCGACGGCCTCAAGGTATATCCCGGAGAGCGTGATCAGGACGCCGATGATCAGCATGGTCGCGCCGGTAAAGAGAACCCGCTGTGGTGCCCATGTGCGGAAGATGAAGACCGAGGCGGTGGCGCTCAGCATCAGTGCGGCGACGACCGTGCCGCCGACGAACGGTGAGGTAATGCCGGTCACAACGGCGACCAGTGTCGGCATCAGCGACAGATAGAAGCCCCCGAGCGCCCAGCCGGCGATATTGACCGGCGTGACCTTGAGAAGCGTCGCGCGGGCTCGCTGCGGTACGCTAATATGCGGGCGCATGGCGGCGAGCGCTCCTGGCCGTCCGGTGATCGTCTCCGGCATGAGGGCAAGCGCGATGATGCCGGCGACCGTCGCGATGAAAAGAAGCGCGTAGATGAGATGTGTCGGCGCGGGCGCGAAAGCGACGAGCGTGCCAGCGGCGAGCGTGCCGACCATCAGGCCGAGGAAGGCGGTGATGCTGTTGAGTGTCGAGCCTCTGCGCTTGTCGGTATCGAGGATCGTCGCCCCGAAGGTCGGGAAGGCGATGCCGGTCGCGAAACCCTGGACGATACGGCCGACGAGCAGCGTCGTGCCTGATTCAGCCAGCATGAAGACGATCAGCGCCGCGGCGTTGAAGATCAGCGCCAGCAGGATCAGCGGCCGGCGGCCGAGATAGTCCGAAAGCCCGCCGACCGTCAGAAGCGCCGCGAGCAGCGCGAAAGAATAGGAACCGAAGATCAGGGTGATCATCGCCGGGGAGAGATGAAAGAGCTGCTGGTAGAGATGGTAAAGCGGCGTTGGCGCGCTGCTGGTCGCGGAGATCAGTACCGCGAAGATAAAACTGTAGACCGTCATCCGGAAAGCGGATGGGGAATTGGGCGAGGGGAGGATACTGCTCATGGCGGTTCACCTTAACGCAATTTTTTAGCGTTAACGGGATATAGTTGCATTGCCGGATTAATGCAATATCTTTGCATTAAGGAATTTCATATTCCGGCATGTGCCGGCAAGGAGAACAAAATGGCCAGGGAAATGGTGCGCCAGGGTGGGCGCAGTGCGCGCATCCAGTCGGAGGTGCATCGCACGGTACGGGATATGCTGAAGACCATGGATCGCGGCGCGATCACTGTGCCGATGATCGCCGAAAAATCCGGTGTGACGCCGTCGACCATCTATCGCCGCTGGGGCGATCTGTCCGAACTCCTGGCGGATGTCGCGGTTGCGCGCATGCGGCCGGTCGCCGACCCGGAAGACACCGGCGCGATGGGGTCCGACCTCGAAACCTTCATTCTCCAATATGCCGAGGAAATGTCATCCAAGGTTGGCCGCTCGATGCTGGCGGACGTGCTGGGCAGCATAGAAGGCGCCGCGGCGGGCCGCTGCTGCCAGTTCACCTATGATCACCTGGAGACCTTGCGCGAGCGCGCCCTGACGCGCGGCGAGAAAGCCTTCGACGTCAGCGAAGCGATCGACGCCGTCATCGCGCCGATCATCTACCACATCCTGTTCCGCGACCGCGAACTGACGATCGACTATTGCCGCTCGCTGGTCTCCCGCTTCCTGGAAAAATGCGCCGGCGCTTGAAGCCGGCGCTTCAGGCTCAACCTTTCAGCATCCGCTCGACGATGTCGCGCACGTCGGTCGAAAGCGTTGGGGTCTGTTCGATCGTGGTCAGCGCTGCGCGCGCATGATCGGCGCGCTGCGGTTCCAGCGACCGCCAGGAGCGCATCGAGGTCAGGATGCGGGCGGCGAGCTGTGGATTGCGCGGGTCGATCGCCAGGATCTGCTCGGCCAGGAACCTGTAACCTTCGCCGTCGGCGCGGTTGAAGCCGGTCGGATTGCCGAAGGCGAACGTGCCGATCAGCGACCGCACCCGGTTCGGATTGGTGGCGATGAAACGCGGGTTTTCCATCAGCGCCCTGACGCGGGCAAGCGCACCCGCACCGGGAATGGTCGCCTGGGTCGAGAACCACTTGTCGACGACAAGAGCGTTGCCGTCGAAGCGTGCGAGGAACGTGGCGAGCGCGTTTGTCGTTTCCGGCGCGTCCGGGAAACGATGGGCGAGCACCGCCAGCGCTTGCGCGAGATCGGTCATGTTGTCGGCGGATGCGAAGGCTGCGGCCGCGCGGGCTGGCGTTCCTTCCGCATAGGTGAGATAGGACAGCGCGGTGTTGCGCAGCGAGCGCTTGCCGGCGCTTGCCGCATCCGGCGTGAAGGCGCCATCGACCTTCATGTCTTCGAACAGGCGCAGGAAAGTCTTGGTTCCGGCCTTGGCGATCTCCGAAAGAATGGCGTCGCGGCCGGCATGGATCGCATCCGGGTCGTTGTTGCCGCCGAGTTCGCGGGCAATGTCCGCCTCGCTCGGCAGCGTCAGGGCCTGGGCGCGGAACGCAGGTTCGAGCGTCTCATCGCCGGCGGCTTCCAGAAGGGCCGCGACGAAAGACGGATCGCAGGTGATTTCCTTCCCGTCACGCGCGTCGCGCGCCGCGTGCATCAGGTTCGGCAGCGCAAGGTCGGTCAGCGCCTGCCAGCGGGCGAAGAGATCGGTGTCGTGGCGGGCGATATGGGCAAGATCGGCCGGCGTCTGGTCGAGATGCAGGTTGATCGGCGCCGAGAACGAACGGTTGAGCGATAGGACCGGACGGGAGGAGACGCCCGTGAAGGTGAAGCTCTGCCGGCGCTCGGTCAGATGCAGCACATCGCCGGTGACTTCGCCACCCGCGACCTTGGTTGGCACTGCCGGCGAGCCGTTGTCGAGGATGAGCGCGAAGGAGAGCGGGATGTGCATCGGTTCCTTGGCCGTCTGGCCAGGGGTTGCCGGGATCATCTGCTCGAGCGATAGTTTGAAGGTGCCGCTTGCCTGGTCATAGTCGCTCGACACGGTGACGAGAGGCGTGCCGGCCTGGTGGTACCAGAGCGAGAACTGCGTAAGGTCGCGGCCGCTCGCATCCTCGAACGACTTGACGAAATCCTCGACCGTCACGGCCTGGCCGTCATGGCGCTCGAAATAGAGGTCCATGCCAGCCTTGAAATCGTCGCGGCCAAGCAGCGTGGCGATCATCCGGGTGACTTCCGAGCCCTTTTCGTAGACGGTGGTCGTGTAGAAATTGTTGATTTCGCGGTATTTGGTCGGGCGGACCGGATGCGCGAGCGGGCCTGCGTCTTCCGGGAACTGTTCCGATTTCAGGTGCCGCACCTCGGCGATGCGCTTGACGGCACGCGAGCGCTGGTCAGCGGAAAACTCGTGGTCGCGATAGACCGTCAGGCCTTCCTTGAGGCAGAGCTGAAACCAGTCGCGGCAGGTGATGCGGTTGCCGGTCCAGTTGTGGAAATATTCGTGGGCGATGATCGCCTCGATATTGGCATAGTCCTGGTCGGTCGCGATTTCCGGGTCGGCCAGCACGTATTTGTCGTTGAAGACGTTGAGACCCTTGTTCTCCATGGCCCCCATGTTGAAGTCGGATACGGCGACGATCATGAAGATGTCGAGGTCGTATTCGCGGCCGAATCGCTCCTCGTCCCATTTCATCGAGCGCTTCAGCGCATCCATGGCATAGGCCGCACGCGCCTCCTTGCCGTGCTCCACATAGATCTTCAGCGTCACTTCACGCTCGGACATGGTGACGAACGTGTCCTCGACCACGCCGAGATCGCCGGCAACCAGTGCAAAGAGGTAGCTCGGCTTCGGATGCGGGTCGAACCAGGCGGCGAACGCGCGGCCCTCGTCATAGCCGGCTCCCCCTAAGAAATTACCGTTCGACAGCATGACCGGATTGGCGGCCTTGTCGCCGATAATGGTGATCGTATAGGGCGCCAGCACGTCCGGCCGGTCCGGGAAATAGCTGATGCGGCGGAAACCTTCCGCCTCGCACTGGGTGCAGTAGATCCCGTTCGTGCGGTAGAGGCCCATCAGCTGGCTGTTGGCTTCCGGATTGATATAGGTGGTGACGGTGATTTCGAACGGAGATTCGGCCGGCAGGTCACGGATCGTTAGGCTTTCCGGCGTCACATCGTATTGCGCCGCAGGCACTTCGTTCTGGTCGAGCAGCAGTCCAGACAGCGTCAGTTCGTCGCCATCCAGCACCAGCGGCGCCGAGAGGTCGACACCTTCGCGCCGGTGGAAGATCAACCGCGCATCAACCTTGGTGTTGGTGGGGTCGAGCTCGAAGGTCAGATCGACGCGTTCCAGGACAAAGTCGGTGGGGCGGTAATCTGCCAGATGAACGATCTGGCCCGTATCTGTTCGCATATTGCTTCCTGAACCGGCTCTTCAAATTGGTTTCGGGCGCTTCGCAGCACTCCCGTCGAACTGGCACACACCCGTCGCCGCGCGGATAATTGCACGCAATGCTAAACGATTGTTGAAACTTTGGCTAAAATAAAGCGTCATTTCGATCCAGTATATTTCGCGCAATCTTTCACAAGGTCACGGATATTGATCGACCTATCATCAGATTTGATCCCCCTCACGGCACTTTTCCGTTACTTTGCCGCCAAACTGAATCTCCCCGGATTGCCTCTCCAACACGTCCTGTCAGCGCGGACTGGATTTCCGCCAAAATTCCCCCAGAAATCTCCATGAGTTGTTGATGTCCGCCGATGCCCTGAATCCCCTACGCGGGATCATGTTCAAAGTCACCTCCGTGGTGATCTTCGTGATGATGCAGACCTGTATCAAATCGGCAGGTCCCGATATTCCGGCCGGACAGATCACTTTCTACCGCTCCGCTTTCGCGCTCGTGCCGATCATGGTCTATCTCGCCTTCCAGGGCGAGTTGCGCGGCGCCTTCCACACGAACAGTCTGACCGGCCATGTGAAACGCGGCTTTCTCGGCATCCTGTCGATGGTTTTCGGCTTTTACGGTCTAGTCCACCTGCCGATGCCGGATGCAATCGCGATCGGTTATTCCTCGCCGCTCCTGGCCGTCGTCTTCGCAGCGATCTTCCTGAAGGAGACGGTGCGCATTTACCGCTGGAGCGCAGTCATGGTCGGCATGGTCGGGGTGGTGATCATCTCCTGGCCGAAGCTCACCATGTTCGAACAGGGCGGAATGGGTTCGGAACAGGCGATGGGCGCCGCCTCCGTCATCCTCTCGGCAGTGCTGGCCGGCTTTGCGATGATCCAGACGCGCCAGCTCGTGCGCACCGAAAAGACGGCGACGATCGTGCTCTATTTCTCGCTATCGGGGGCGCTGTTTTCTCTTGCGAGCCTGCCTTTCGGCTGGGCGGCGCTGACGATGCCGGAAAAGCTTTTTCTGATTGGCGCCGGCTTTTGCGGCGGCATCGGCCAGATCCTGCTGACGGAAAGTTACCGCAACGCGGATGTCTCGACGGTGGCGCCGTTCGAATACACCTCGATCCTGCTCGGGATCGGCATCGCCTATGTTCTGTTCGGAGATGTGCCGACGGCGGCCATGCTGGTCGGAACGGCGATCACTGTGTCGGCGGGGATTTTCATCATCTACCGCGAGCACCAGCTGGGGCTCGAGCGGAAGGCGGCGCGCAAGGCATCGCCGCCGGGGGCTTGATCAAGCCGGAGGTTTAGAGCGGAATGGCCGCGGTGACCGGATTGGTCTCGGCGCAGGCGCGCGCAGCGCCCGCACGGCTATATTCGCGCGAGGCGTTCACGGCAGCGCCGATATGAGAAAAGTTCTCACGCAGGATGCGGATCGGGTGGAAAATGGCCGTCATGGCTGATGCTTCCCTGGTGCCGCGCGATCAACGTTCGCGGAAATCGTTGAAGATCGAAGCGGGACGGGTGATGCCGACCGGACGCGCCATGGCGCAGGAGGTCAGCTGTTCGTTCGTCGCAGAGCCGAAATGGTGATAGCCCTTCGTCGAGCGCGGCGACAGGCCGGCGATGCGAAGAGTTTCGAAACCCGAATGGATCGGGCGGAAGCGGGTCGTCATTGGCCTTGGTTCCTTAAACCTAGAATTCCTCCCAAGACACACCGCTTATATTGCAGCGCAACATCGATTCTGCAATGCAGCGAAACGCCGCACTGCCATGCGTGGGTTGCATGGCAGCCTTCATATTTCCGTAACCTTAAGCAAATTTTGGGCAATTCTGCCTGAAATGCGGGCATTCAGTGCCCGGAAAACCGCATTTTGAACATCAGCAGGTCCTGCCAGGCCAGCGCCTTGTTGGCGGGTGCCGCCAGCAGTTCCTGCGGATGCAGCGTGGCGATCGCCGACACGGTGATTCCGCCGAAGGAGAGATCGCGCCATTCGCCGCGCATCGAATGGATCGTGCCATTGCCGCCGAAGAAGAAACGGGCAGGAAAATTGCCGAGCAGCAGCAGCAGTTTCGGTTCGGCGAGCGCCACCTGGCGCTCCAGGAACGGCCGGCAGATATCCATCTCGGCCTGCGAGGGCATGCGGTTACCCGGCGGCCGCCAGGGGATGACATTGGTGAGCAGAACGCCGTCGCGGGAAAGCCCGATCGCGCCGAGCATGCGGTCCAGCAACTGCCCTTGCCGTCCGGAGAAGGGAATGCCGTCACGGTCGTCGTCAGCATTCGGCATCGGGCCGATGACCATGATGCCGGAAGCGGGGTTGCCGCTCGCAAACACCGTGTTGCGCGCGCCGTTCTTCAGGTTGCAGCCGTTGAAGGCTTCGAGCGCGGTTTTGAGCTCGTCGAGCGACCGGGCGCTTTCGGCCGCGAATCGCGCCGAGGCGACTGCCTGTTCGTCTGGTACCGATACGGGCGCGGAGGCGGGTGGAGGTGCTGACGCGCGTGTGGTTGGCGTGGTGCGTTTTGGCGTTGCCGCGGCTGCCTGGGAGGTCGGCGCCTGCTCATAGTTCGTCGGCTGCTGCTGCCGGGCAGACGCCGGCGCTCGCGCTTCGGCCTGCGCT
This region includes:
- a CDS encoding MFS transporter, yielding MSSILPSPNSPSAFRMTVYSFIFAVLISATSSAPTPLYHLYQQLFHLSPAMITLIFGSYSFALLAALLTVGGLSDYLGRRPLILLALIFNAAALIVFMLAESGTTLLVGRIVQGFATGIAFPTFGATILDTDKRRGSTLNSITAFLGLMVGTLAAGTLVAFAPAPTHLIYALLFIATVAGIIALALMPETITGRPGALAAMRPHISVPQRARATLLKVTPVNIAGWALGGFYLSLMPTLVAVVTGITSPFVGGTVVAALMLSATASVFIFRTWAPQRVLFTGATMLIIGVLITLSGIYLEAVELLFLGTAAAGLGFGSIFSNILKIVLPLAESHERAGLFAAFLVESYLAFSIPAIAAGLIAPTLGLSNTAYIYGSAIITLAVISIAATRTSLSESPAVS
- a CDS encoding TetR/AcrR family transcriptional regulator; its protein translation is MAREMVRQGGRSARIQSEVHRTVRDMLKTMDRGAITVPMIAEKSGVTPSTIYRRWGDLSELLADVAVARMRPVADPEDTGAMGSDLETFILQYAEEMSSKVGRSMLADVLGSIEGAAAGRCCQFTYDHLETLRERALTRGEKAFDVSEAIDAVIAPIIYHILFRDRELTIDYCRSLVSRFLEKCAGA
- the pepN gene encoding aminopeptidase N, which codes for MRTDTGQIVHLADYRPTDFVLERVDLTFELDPTNTKVDARLIFHRREGVDLSAPLVLDGDELTLSGLLLDQNEVPAAQYDVTPESLTIRDLPAESPFEITVTTYINPEANSQLMGLYRTNGIYCTQCEAEGFRRISYFPDRPDVLAPYTITIIGDKAANPVMLSNGNFLGGAGYDEGRAFAAWFDPHPKPSYLFALVAGDLGVVEDTFVTMSEREVTLKIYVEHGKEARAAYAMDALKRSMKWDEERFGREYDLDIFMIVAVSDFNMGAMENKGLNVFNDKYVLADPEIATDQDYANIEAIIAHEYFHNWTGNRITCRDWFQLCLKEGLTVYRDHEFSADQRSRAVKRIAEVRHLKSEQFPEDAGPLAHPVRPTKYREINNFYTTTVYEKGSEVTRMIATLLGRDDFKAGMDLYFERHDGQAVTVEDFVKSFEDASGRDLTQFSLWYHQAGTPLVTVSSDYDQASGTFKLSLEQMIPATPGQTAKEPMHIPLSFALILDNGSPAVPTKVAGGEVTGDVLHLTERRQSFTFTGVSSRPVLSLNRSFSAPINLHLDQTPADLAHIARHDTDLFARWQALTDLALPNLMHAARDARDGKEITCDPSFVAALLEAAGDETLEPAFRAQALTLPSEADIARELGGNNDPDAIHAGRDAILSEIAKAGTKTFLRLFEDMKVDGAFTPDAASAGKRSLRNTALSYLTYAEGTPARAAAAFASADNMTDLAQALAVLAHRFPDAPETTNALATFLARFDGNALVVDKWFSTQATIPGAGALARVRALMENPRFIATNPNRVRSLIGTFAFGNPTGFNRADGEGYRFLAEQILAIDPRNPQLAARILTSMRSWRSLEPQRADHARAALTTIEQTPTLSTDVRDIVERMLKG
- a CDS encoding DMT family transporter, translated to MSADALNPLRGIMFKVTSVVIFVMMQTCIKSAGPDIPAGQITFYRSAFALVPIMVYLAFQGELRGAFHTNSLTGHVKRGFLGILSMVFGFYGLVHLPMPDAIAIGYSSPLLAVVFAAIFLKETVRIYRWSAVMVGMVGVVIISWPKLTMFEQGGMGSEQAMGAASVILSAVLAGFAMIQTRQLVRTEKTATIVLYFSLSGALFSLASLPFGWAALTMPEKLFLIGAGFCGGIGQILLTESYRNADVSTVAPFEYTSILLGIGIAYVLFGDVPTAAMLVGTAITVSAGIFIIYREHQLGLERKAARKASPPGA
- a CDS encoding uracil-DNA glycosylase, which codes for MNLAKDMDAPELAALLHFYADAGVEWLVEDEPVDRFAQFAAQKAAQAEARAPASARQQQPTNYEQAPTSQAAAATPKRTTPTTRASAPPPASAPVSVPDEQAVASARFAAESARSLDELKTALEAFNGCNLKNGARNTVFASGNPASGIMVIGPMPNADDDRDGIPFSGRQGQLLDRMLGAIGLSRDGVLLTNVIPWRPPGNRMPSQAEMDICRPFLERQVALAEPKLLLLLGNFPARFFFGGNGTIHSMRGEWRDLSFGGITVSAIATLHPQELLAAPANKALAWQDLLMFKMRFSGH